A single genomic interval of Aedes aegypti strain LVP_AGWG chromosome 1, AaegL5.0 Primary Assembly, whole genome shotgun sequence harbors:
- the LOC23687901 gene encoding keratin, type I cytoskeletal 9 produces MPDWREREDSERGYGGGSSGYDRERRDYRSGGGSYGSGGGGGGGGGYRSGGGSSGGYGGGSRDGGGYRSGGGFRNGSSGGGGGPPRGPPRIDPATAKTETFEVDAEKVKFIIGRGGNKIREIQDRCRVSVQIDKQRNENGQNNVSVMGDQSNIDRARDMIDRIINDDRDREEHHRD; encoded by the exons ATGCCAGACTGGAGAGAACGTGAAGATTCCGAGCGCGGATACGGTGGCGGAAGTTCCGGTTATGACCGGGAGCGCCGGGATTACCGTAGCGGTGGAGGCAGCTACGGAAGCGGCGGTGGCGGAGGAGGAGGCGGTGGTTACCGCTCGGGAGGTGGAAGCAGCGGTGGATACGGTGGGGGCAGCCGTGACGGTGGTGGTTACCGTTCCGGTGGTGGATTCCGCAACGGAAGCAGCGGTGGCGGAGGCGGACCCCCACGTGGACCTCCAAGAATCGACCCGGCCACGGCCAAGACGGAAACGTTCGAGGTCGACGCCGAGAAGGTGAAGTTCATCATCGGACGCGGCGGTAACAAGATCCGCGAGATTCAGGACCGCTGCCGGGTGTCGGTGCAGATCG ACAAACAGCGCAATGAGAACGGCCAGAACAACGTGTCGGTGATGGGAGACCAGTCAAACATCGACCGGGCGCGAGACATGATCGACAGGATCATCAATGACGATCGCGACCGGGAGGAACATCACCGCGACTAG